In Ancalomicrobiaceae bacterium S20, the following proteins share a genomic window:
- a CDS encoding GNAT family protein — translation MDTVETERLVLRNFRSEDAADLFAYLHAPRSACFLDMALADLDAARAEAETRARADDYVAVCLREGGRVIGDLFRFHEPPDTYSVGWNFHEDVAGAGYASEAARALFSHLFRVEGARRLYAYVEEDNHPSRRLCERLGMRAEGLFREFISFETGEDGMPRYVDTMQYAILSKEWVG, via the coding sequence ATGGACACCGTCGAGACCGAGCGCCTCGTGCTCAGGAACTTCCGGTCGGAAGATGCCGCCGACCTGTTCGCCTATCTGCACGCGCCGCGTTCGGCCTGCTTCCTCGATATGGCGCTCGCGGACCTCGACGCCGCCCGCGCTGAGGCCGAGACGCGCGCTCGCGCCGACGACTATGTCGCGGTCTGTCTGCGCGAGGGCGGCCGCGTGATCGGCGACCTGTTCCGCTTTCACGAGCCGCCCGACACCTATTCCGTCGGCTGGAATTTTCACGAGGACGTCGCCGGCGCCGGCTACGCGTCGGAAGCGGCGCGCGCGTTGTTCTCCCACCTTTTCCGCGTCGAAGGCGCGCGGCGGCTCTACGCCTATGTCGAAGAAGACAACCACCCCTCCCGCCGCCTGTGCGAACGGCTCGGCATGCGCGCCGAGGGGCTGTTCCGTGAGTTCATCTCGTTCGAGACCGGGGAAGACGGGATGCCGCGGTACGTGGACACGATGCAGTATGCGATTTTGAGCAAGGAGTGGGTGGGGTAG
- a CDS encoding PQQ-binding-like beta-propeller repeat protein, translated as MSFATRKPFRLAAAVLLAAGLAGCTSTDDIQDAIGAINPFGSSKKQLPGERLPVLSDQSPAQMSKNKPVSIGGTRNVNAWVGAGGPTGNDPGNVAIAGGSGRVWSTSAADIGAGSMTRETVRLFARPVAADGRIFVYDPNGNITASSLDGGGRLWRVSARPADIDAVTTGGGVTTDGPRVYAATGYGNVVAFDAASGNKLWDKKLNEPARGAPTVGDGKIFVVSQANIIYCLSAADGKELWTFNGVPEIGGLLSSANPAVVGGIVVAPFTSGELVALDIKTGKPVWGDALARASRSFAVSGLSDISASPVVSDGVVYVTGVGSRTAAISLKTGQRLWDQSVGSAHTPAVSGNAVFLNDLDDNLIALDRKTGEVLWSSRLPVTREKKKRTNWAGPLLAGGQLWLVSNEGGMISVDPKSGQVTGTQSIGDPAMIAPIAVGGKLIVLSAGGTLAAYN; from the coding sequence ATGTCCTTCGCCACCCGGAAGCCGTTCCGTCTCGCCGCCGCCGTTCTTCTTGCAGCGGGCCTCGCGGGCTGCACCTCGACCGACGACATTCAGGACGCGATCGGCGCCATCAACCCGTTCGGCTCGTCGAAGAAGCAGCTTCCCGGCGAACGCCTGCCGGTGCTGAGCGACCAGAGCCCGGCGCAGATGTCCAAGAACAAGCCGGTTTCGATCGGCGGCACGCGCAACGTCAACGCCTGGGTCGGCGCGGGCGGCCCGACCGGCAACGATCCCGGCAACGTCGCGATCGCCGGCGGCAGCGGCCGTGTCTGGTCGACCAGCGCCGCCGACATCGGCGCCGGCAGCATGACGCGCGAGACCGTGCGCCTGTTCGCCCGGCCCGTCGCCGCGGACGGCCGCATCTTCGTCTACGATCCGAACGGCAACATCACCGCATCGTCGCTCGACGGCGGCGGCCGGCTCTGGCGCGTCAGCGCCCGTCCGGCCGACATCGACGCCGTGACGACCGGCGGCGGCGTGACCACCGACGGCCCGCGCGTCTATGCGGCGACCGGCTACGGCAACGTGGTCGCCTTCGATGCCGCCTCGGGCAACAAGCTCTGGGACAAGAAGCTGAACGAGCCGGCGCGTGGCGCGCCGACCGTCGGCGACGGCAAGATCTTCGTGGTCAGCCAGGCCAACATCATCTATTGCCTGTCGGCCGCCGACGGCAAGGAACTGTGGACCTTCAACGGCGTGCCGGAAATCGGCGGCCTGTTGAGCTCGGCCAATCCCGCCGTCGTCGGCGGCATCGTGGTCGCGCCCTTCACCTCGGGTGAGCTCGTCGCGCTCGACATCAAGACCGGCAAGCCGGTCTGGGGCGACGCGCTGGCGCGCGCCAGCCGTAGCTTCGCGGTCTCCGGCCTCTCGGACATCTCGGCGAGCCCGGTCGTCTCCGACGGCGTCGTCTACGTGACCGGCGTCGGCAGCCGCACCGCGGCGATCTCGCTGAAGACCGGCCAGCGCCTGTGGGACCAGTCGGTCGGCTCCGCCCACACGCCGGCGGTTTCGGGCAACGCGGTGTTCCTGAACGACCTCGACGACAATCTCATCGCTCTCGACCGCAAGACCGGCGAGGTCCTGTGGTCGAGCCGCCTGCCGGTCACGCGTGAGAAGAAGAAGCGCACCAACTGGGCCGGCCCGCTGCTCGCCGGCGGTCAGCTCTGGCTCGTCTCCAACGAGGGCGGCATGATCTCGGTCGATCCGAAGTCGGGTCAGGTGACCGGCACGCAGTCGATCGGCGATCCGGCCATGATCGCGCCGATCGCGGTCGGCGGTAAGCTGATCGTGCTCTCCGCCGGTGGGACGCTCGCCGCCTACAACTGA
- a CDS encoding aldo/keto reductase: METRLLGRSGLKVPVLSFGAGTFGGSGPLFANWGTSDAVEARLLVDICLEAGVNLFDTADVYSNGASEEVLGAAIKGRRDAVLISTKTGLPMGDGPNDAGTSRLRLTRSVEAALSRLGTDYIDLLQLHAFDAGTPVEEVLSTLDALVRAGKVRYVGVSNFAGWQIMKSLAVAEAQGWPRYVAHQVYYSLVGRDYEWDLMPLGADQGVGALVWSPLGWGRLTGKIRRDVALPEGSRLHETAQFGPPVDEERLYRVIDILDDLASETGKAVPQIALNWLIQRPTVSSVIIGARNEAQLRQNLGAVGWVLTPDQIARLDAASTVMPPYPHFPYRIQDGFARRNPPIVS; encoded by the coding sequence ATGGAAACGCGCCTTCTCGGCCGCTCCGGCCTCAAGGTCCCGGTCCTCAGCTTCGGTGCCGGCACCTTCGGCGGCTCGGGCCCCCTCTTCGCCAACTGGGGCACCAGCGATGCCGTCGAGGCACGACTCCTCGTCGACATCTGCCTCGAGGCGGGCGTCAATCTCTTCGATACGGCCGACGTCTATTCGAACGGCGCATCAGAGGAAGTGCTCGGCGCGGCGATCAAGGGCCGGCGCGACGCGGTGCTGATCTCCACCAAGACCGGCCTGCCGATGGGCGACGGGCCGAACGACGCCGGCACCTCGCGCCTTCGCCTCACCCGTTCGGTCGAGGCGGCGCTGTCGCGGCTCGGCACTGACTACATCGATCTTCTGCAACTCCATGCCTTCGACGCCGGAACGCCGGTCGAGGAGGTTCTCTCGACGCTCGATGCGCTCGTGCGGGCCGGCAAGGTCCGTTACGTCGGCGTGTCGAACTTCGCCGGCTGGCAGATCATGAAGTCGCTCGCGGTCGCCGAAGCGCAAGGCTGGCCGCGTTATGTCGCCCATCAGGTCTACTATTCACTCGTTGGCCGCGACTACGAATGGGATCTGATGCCGCTCGGCGCCGATCAGGGTGTCGGCGCGCTCGTCTGGAGCCCGCTCGGTTGGGGACGGCTGACCGGCAAGATCCGGCGCGACGTGGCCCTGCCGGAAGGCAGCCGGCTGCACGAGACCGCCCAGTTCGGGCCGCCGGTCGACGAGGAACGGCTCTACCGTGTGATCGACATTCTCGACGACCTGGCCAGCGAGACCGGCAAGGCCGTACCGCAGATCGCGCTCAACTGGCTGATCCAGCGTCCGACGGTGTCGTCGGTCATCATCGGCGCGCGCAATGAAGCTCAGCTCCGCCAGAACCTGGGAGCCGTCGGCTGGGTGCTGACGCCGGACCAGATCGCCCGGCTCGACGCGGCGAGCACCGTGATGCCGCCCTACCCACACTTTCCGTATCGGATCCAGGACGGCTTTGCCCGACGCAATCCGCCGATCGTCAGTTGA
- a CDS encoding NnrU family protein, translating to MLLLVLGLVVFLGAHLVPASPGLRAGLATRLGETPYKGLFALVSLVGLVLIVIGYGQARADGALVLWTPPKALVHLNLLLMLPVFPLLFAAYLPGRIRATLKHPMITAVKLWAFGHLLANGTLPDLLLFGGFLAWGVIDRISLKRRGAPVPAPVAGFTRNDAIAIVLGLVVYGLFVARLHLLLIGVSPLPSA from the coding sequence ATGCTGCTGTTGGTTCTGGGTCTCGTCGTCTTTCTCGGCGCCCATCTCGTGCCCGCCAGTCCCGGCTTGCGTGCCGGTCTCGCGACGCGGCTCGGCGAGACGCCCTACAAGGGCCTGTTCGCGCTCGTCTCGCTGGTCGGTCTGGTGCTGATCGTGATCGGCTATGGTCAGGCGCGCGCCGACGGCGCGCTGGTGCTCTGGACGCCGCCGAAGGCGCTCGTGCACCTGAACCTTCTCTTGATGTTGCCGGTGTTCCCGCTCCTGTTCGCGGCCTATCTGCCCGGCCGGATTCGCGCGACGCTCAAGCATCCGATGATCACCGCCGTGAAGCTGTGGGCCTTCGGCCACCTGCTCGCCAACGGTACGCTGCCGGATCTCCTCCTGTTCGGCGGGTTTCTCGCCTGGGGCGTGATCGACCGAATTTCGCTGAAGCGTCGCGGCGCGCCGGTGCCGGCGCCGGTCGCCGGCTTCACCCGCAACGACGCGATCGCGATCGTGCTCGGCCTCGTGGTCTACGGCCTGTTCGTCGCGCGCCTGCACCTGTTGCTGATCGGCGTCTCTCCGCTTCCATCGGCGTGA
- a CDS encoding LysR family transcriptional regulator yields the protein MARPEINRSGEMEVFTRVVEHGGFSAAARICRMTPSAVSKLVARLETRLGTRLVNRSTRAFQLTPEGCAFFERATRILADIEDAERNAGAGEQPVGRIRLNTSASYATHILAPILPAFLERHPGVTLDLVQTDQIVDLLAERTDVAVRAGPLKSSSLVARKLGETAMVIVAAPAYLARFGEPKTLDDLDTHRRLGFGYVRTVDGWPLKQGDETIVVPTVGRVQASDGEALRHLALGGGGLARLAAFTVRADIASGRLVPVLEHLNPGDREAFHAIHIGQGGPLPSRVRALLDFLGERGKVG from the coding sequence ATGGCGCGCCCCGAGATCAACCGCTCCGGCGAGATGGAAGTGTTCACCCGCGTGGTCGAACACGGCGGCTTCTCGGCCGCCGCCCGCATTTGCCGCATGACGCCGTCGGCGGTGAGCAAGCTCGTCGCAAGGCTCGAGACGCGGCTCGGCACCCGGCTCGTCAACCGCTCCACGCGCGCCTTCCAGCTGACCCCGGAGGGCTGCGCCTTCTTCGAGCGGGCGACGCGCATCCTGGCGGATATCGAGGATGCCGAGCGCAATGCCGGCGCCGGCGAGCAACCGGTCGGGCGCATCCGGCTCAACACCAGCGCCTCCTACGCCACCCATATTCTTGCGCCGATCCTGCCCGCGTTCCTGGAGCGCCACCCCGGTGTGACGCTCGATCTGGTGCAAACCGACCAGATCGTCGATCTCCTGGCCGAACGCACCGACGTCGCGGTGCGGGCGGGGCCCTTGAAGAGCTCGAGCCTCGTCGCCCGCAAGCTCGGCGAGACCGCGATGGTGATCGTCGCCGCGCCGGCCTATCTCGCCCGCTTCGGCGAGCCGAAGACCCTCGACGATCTCGATACCCATCGCCGCCTCGGCTTCGGCTATGTCCGCACCGTCGATGGATGGCCTTTGAAGCAGGGCGACGAGACGATCGTCGTTCCGACGGTCGGCCGCGTGCAGGCGAGCGACGGCGAAGCGCTACGGCACCTCGCCCTCGGCGGCGGCGGCCTTGCCCGCCTCGCCGCCTTCACGGTGCGCGCCGACATCGCGAGCGGCCGCCTCGTACCCGTGCTCGAACACCTCAACCCCGGCGATCGCGAGGCCTTCCATGCCATTCACATCGGACAGGGCGGCCCGCTGCCCTCGCGCGTCCGCGCGCTGCTCGATTTCCTCGGCGAGCGCGGCAAGGTCGGATAG
- a CDS encoding tetratricopeptide repeat protein, whose translation MADIFNEIDEDLRRDQLRRLWDRYSGLLLAVAVLIVLGVAGWRAWEYWQDTRAQAQGDQYVAALKQIETGDLAGAETNLEAFAKTADGGYPALALIRAASARQQTGDAEGALKAFDAVAAKAGTPPLLADFARVRAGYIALDIEDRAKVEARVAGLDTATGAWRHSAREILAFAAWKAGDYAGASKRLDEIDADPQTPRVLAEHAKMLTGLITAATEKKAAGAAGSAPAASTGKAP comes from the coding sequence ATGGCGGATATCTTCAACGAGATCGACGAGGACCTGCGGCGCGACCAGCTGCGCAGGCTCTGGGATCGCTACAGTGGTCTTCTCCTCGCCGTGGCCGTTCTGATCGTGCTCGGCGTCGCCGGCTGGCGCGCCTGGGAGTATTGGCAGGACACCCGCGCCCAGGCGCAGGGCGATCAGTATGTCGCCGCGCTGAAGCAGATCGAGACCGGCGATCTCGCCGGCGCCGAGACCAATCTGGAGGCCTTCGCCAAGACCGCGGACGGCGGCTATCCGGCGCTGGCCCTGATCCGCGCCGCGAGCGCCCGGCAGCAGACCGGCGACGCCGAGGGCGCGCTCAAGGCCTTCGACGCGGTCGCCGCAAAGGCCGGCACGCCGCCGTTGCTCGCCGACTTCGCCCGCGTGCGTGCCGGCTACATCGCGCTCGACATCGAGGACCGTGCCAAGGTCGAGGCGCGCGTCGCCGGTCTGGATACGGCGACCGGTGCCTGGCGCCATTCCGCACGCGAGATCCTGGCCTTCGCGGCCTGGAAGGCCGGCGACTATGCCGGGGCCTCCAAGCGGCTGGACGAGATCGACGCCGATCCGCAGACGCCGCGCGTGCTCGCCGAGCATGCCAAGATGCTCACCGGCCTGATCACCGCCGCCACCGAGAAGAAGGCCGCCGGCGCCGCCGGCTCTGCCCCCGCCGCATCGACCGGAAAGGCCCCCTGA
- a CDS encoding glutathione S-transferase N-terminal domain-containing protein, giving the protein MLDATTFPILGRWPAAHPDRLQLFSTPTPNGVKVSILLEEIGLPYEAHRIDIGANETWTPEYLSLNPNGKIPAIIDPDGPGGKPLALFESGAILVYLAEKAGRFIPADPAARYETLQWVFFQMAAIGPMFGQLGFFHKFAGREYEDKRPHERYRAETQRLLGVLEARLAGRDWIMGTDYTIADIAILGWVRNLIGFYGARDIVGYDALKAVPAWLERGLARPAVQRGLTVPA; this is encoded by the coding sequence ATGCTCGACGCGACGACCTTTCCGATCCTGGGCCGGTGGCCGGCCGCGCATCCCGATCGGCTGCAGCTGTTTTCGACGCCGACGCCGAACGGCGTGAAGGTCTCGATCCTGCTCGAGGAGATCGGCCTGCCTTATGAGGCGCACCGGATCGACATCGGCGCCAACGAGACCTGGACGCCCGAGTATCTGTCGCTGAACCCGAACGGAAAGATCCCCGCGATCATCGATCCCGACGGTCCGGGCGGCAAGCCGCTTGCGCTGTTCGAGTCCGGTGCGATCCTGGTCTATCTCGCCGAGAAGGCCGGCCGGTTCATCCCCGCCGACCCGGCCGCGCGATACGAGACGCTACAGTGGGTTTTCTTCCAGATGGCCGCGATCGGGCCGATGTTCGGGCAGCTCGGCTTCTTCCACAAGTTTGCCGGCCGCGAGTACGAGGACAAGCGTCCGCACGAGCGCTACCGCGCCGAGACGCAGCGCCTGCTCGGCGTGCTCGAGGCGCGGCTCGCGGGGCGCGACTGGATCATGGGTACCGACTACACGATCGCCGACATCGCGATCCTCGGCTGGGTCCGCAACCTGATCGGCTTCTACGGCGCCCGCGACATCGTCGGCTACGACGCGTTGAAGGCCGTGCCGGCGTGGCTCGAGCGCGGCCTCGCGCGCCCCGCGGTCCAGCGCGGCCTGACGGTGCCCGCCTGA